One region of Acidobacteriota bacterium genomic DNA includes:
- a CDS encoding deoxyribonuclease IV: MKNNYSPKFGVHTSIAGGLPKAVERAVEKACDCFQIFAHNPRGWQERPLLKEEIHEFKNAREKAGLSVLAIHAVYLINLAAQDEVNLRRSREAFRQEVLRGIAIGADYLVVHPGSSKTASTDAGIQTAINSIREATRKVKMNGLTILIENTAGQGSSIGCTFEQVADLVAGMVDEIPVGVCLDTAHTFAAGYDIACAKGFQQTVTQIKNTFGFDRLKLLHCNDSKAPLGSRVDRHQHIGLGHIGLEAFRRITHHPKFRQLPFILETPVDQVRGDEENLAVMRELSQSDFEKPVDST; this comes from the coding sequence ATGAAAAATAATTATTCACCCAAGTTTGGAGTGCATACATCAATTGCCGGAGGTTTACCGAAAGCCGTTGAACGCGCTGTCGAAAAAGCTTGCGATTGCTTTCAAATTTTCGCGCACAACCCGCGCGGTTGGCAGGAGCGCCCGCTTTTAAAAGAAGAAATTCACGAATTCAAGAATGCGAGAGAAAAAGCCGGATTATCAGTTCTCGCCATCCATGCGGTCTATTTAATCAATCTCGCAGCCCAGGATGAAGTGAACCTTCGTCGTTCGCGTGAAGCCTTCAGGCAAGAGGTGTTGCGCGGCATTGCAATCGGCGCTGACTACCTTGTCGTTCATCCGGGCAGTTCAAAAACGGCTTCGACTGACGCGGGCATTCAAACCGCCATTAACTCGATTCGCGAAGCCACACGCAAAGTCAAAATGAACGGTCTCACTATTCTGATTGAAAACACCGCCGGGCAAGGCTCGTCCATCGGTTGCACATTCGAGCAGGTGGCGGATTTGGTTGCCGGTATGGTTGATGAAATCCCTGTCGGTGTTTGCCTGGATACGGCTCATACTTTTGCCGCTGGCTACGACATCGCCTGCGCCAAAGGGTTTCAACAGACGGTCACACAAATCAAAAACACTTTCGGATTTGACCGTTTAAAACTGCTTCACTGCAACGATTCCAAAGCCCCGCTCGGTTCGCGTGTGGACCGACATCAACACATTGGTCTTGGGCATATCGGACTCGAAGCCTTTCGTCGCATCACCCATCATCCCAAGTTTCGTCAACTGCCATTCATTTTAGAAACGCCCGTTGATCAAGTTCGTGGTGACGAAGAAAATCTCGCGGTGATGCGCGAACTCAGTCAGTCCGATTTTGAAAAACCCGTTGACTCTACATAG
- a CDS encoding outer membrane lipoprotein carrier protein LolA: MRMKFFLSVVILLAMVSISASAVPSFNGVEQILANMQNAAKNIKTLQANISQVTRHTQIGGPASKYNGTVIFQRGASAGREKAIVKYTNGQQVAVVGDSIVVAQPNIKQEIHASRAKLASENDSYSFIAVPFASTDSLKAKFDISYSRDEGNSAVLELTPKVPNIQRATIWVDKGSWMPVKFKTFEKNGDETLFTLSGIQTGIRVDGNTFKVSCPGCKVTGK; encoded by the coding sequence ATGAGAATGAAGTTCTTTTTATCAGTGGTTATTTTATTGGCGATGGTTTCCATATCCGCATCAGCCGTTCCTTCATTTAATGGCGTCGAGCAAATTTTAGCCAATATGCAAAATGCCGCAAAAAACATTAAAACATTGCAAGCCAATATCAGTCAGGTGACACGCCATACACAAATTGGCGGACCCGCTTCAAAATATAATGGCACAGTGATTTTTCAACGAGGGGCGTCGGCTGGTCGCGAAAAAGCGATTGTGAAATATACCAATGGGCAGCAGGTTGCGGTGGTCGGTGATTCTATCGTCGTTGCTCAGCCCAATATTAAACAGGAAATTCATGCTTCCAGAGCGAAACTCGCATCTGAAAATGACAGCTACTCATTTATTGCCGTGCCTTTCGCATCGACCGACTCACTCAAAGCCAAGTTTGATATTAGCTATTCCAGAGATGAAGGCAATAGCGCGGTTTTGGAATTAACCCCCAAAGTTCCTAATATTCAAAGAGCCACCATCTGGGTTGATAAAGGTTCGTGGATGCCTGTGAAATTTAAAACCTTTGAGAAGAATGGCGATGAAACGCTTTTCACGTTGAGTGGAATTCAAACCGGAATCAGGGTTGATGGCAACACCTTCAAAGTCAGTTGCCCGGGGTGTAAAGTAACCGGGAAATAG
- a CDS encoding EAL domain-containing protein — protein sequence MTINDPKNLIGKSAVDPPNQGVIAPLNNETSEPVPVIHPGNPVAINQQIYQPAFIISQICAASNIIVSLKKDGKLVHQNYIGEAHFWHQHEDSIFSQAILTDQFLEISDTLIDPFLSTQVPFNQSGIRFLISMPMRTRDGQIIGRVTVLDKVPKKLPTISRVTVQALVGAIASHIELDGKENELQNAAETITRMEFRLNRNSELLRKVEREKEELEVLKNQLENLSSQKEEQIESLSDKGEIYSLVVNSSNDGLWDWDLGSNQISFCNRWKAILGFQPHEIDTKPDEWFGRIHPDDIEMVESDVTGHLLGLTPQFQSEHRVRHSNGNYRWVICRGMALWDNTKGLYRMAGSMTDVTEQKEIEQQLLHNAFHDALTGLPNRTLFMNKLKRSLTRTQQQEDYHFAILFLDLDRFKVVNDSLGHQLGDLLLSKLARRLEKSVRPGDIVARLGGDEFAVILENINNITDATHTAMRVQQELALPFDLGGSEVFISASIGISHSLIPINSPEDFLRNADTAMYRAKERGRGGFELFDLDMQEKESAKVQLEVDLRRALAHNEFELHYQPIISLDCWKITGFEALIRWNHPGHGFISPLKFIPIAEETGLVIKIGQWVIREACKQLKFWQERFQNDTPLCMSVNLSAKQFSDVNLINIIQQIILESAIDPSTLKIEITESAIIENIDLATEVINQLKKLGVKISLDDFGTGYSSLSYLHRFPIDTLKIDRSFVTRMNMPKNCEIVSTILTLANNLGLDVIAEGVETKEQILQLTGMKCDYVQGYLLSRPMNGEDMTKLIEETYHKGIGQTHIGLTEENIS from the coding sequence ATGACCATCAACGACCCCAAAAACCTGATTGGCAAATCGGCAGTTGATCCTCCAAATCAGGGAGTGATCGCTCCGTTAAACAACGAAACATCAGAGCCTGTGCCAGTTATTCATCCCGGCAATCCTGTGGCTATTAATCAACAAATTTACCAACCGGCTTTCATCATTTCTCAAATTTGTGCCGCTTCAAATATCATCGTCAGTTTGAAAAAAGACGGCAAACTGGTGCATCAAAACTATATTGGAGAGGCGCATTTCTGGCATCAGCACGAAGATAGCATATTTTCTCAAGCGATTTTAACTGATCAGTTCTTAGAAATTTCGGATACTTTAATAGACCCTTTTTTATCAACTCAGGTTCCCTTCAACCAGTCAGGAATTCGTTTCCTGATTTCAATGCCGATGCGCACTCGCGATGGACAGATTATCGGTAGAGTAACCGTACTGGATAAGGTTCCCAAGAAACTGCCGACAATCAGTCGGGTGACAGTGCAAGCTCTGGTTGGGGCAATCGCTTCGCATATTGAATTAGATGGTAAAGAGAACGAGTTGCAAAATGCCGCCGAGACCATTACCAGAATGGAATTCCGTTTGAATAGAAATTCTGAATTGTTAAGAAAGGTCGAGCGGGAAAAAGAGGAACTTGAGGTACTGAAAAATCAGCTTGAAAATTTAAGCAGTCAAAAAGAAGAACAGATTGAGTCGCTTTCTGACAAAGGAGAAATTTATTCCCTGGTGGTCAACAGCAGCAATGATGGATTGTGGGATTGGGATTTGGGTTCCAATCAAATCTCTTTCTGTAATCGTTGGAAAGCGATTCTCGGTTTTCAACCTCATGAAATTGACACCAAACCTGATGAGTGGTTCGGGCGCATCCATCCCGATGATATAGAGATGGTCGAATCCGACGTAACCGGACATCTGCTTGGCTTGACCCCGCAATTTCAAAGTGAACATCGCGTACGCCATAGCAATGGCAATTACCGTTGGGTCATTTGCAGAGGGATGGCGCTTTGGGATAACACCAAAGGGCTTTATCGCATGGCGGGGTCAATGACCGATGTCACCGAACAAAAAGAGATTGAACAGCAACTCTTGCATAACGCATTTCACGATGCGCTGACCGGGCTTCCAAACCGCACCTTGTTCATGAATAAATTGAAACGTTCGTTGACTCGAACTCAGCAACAGGAAGACTATCATTTTGCGATTTTATTTCTGGATTTGGATCGTTTCAAAGTCGTCAACGATTCCCTCGGTCATCAACTCGGAGACCTGCTGCTGTCCAAATTAGCCAGGCGATTGGAAAAATCCGTCCGTCCGGGCGATATTGTGGCGCGCCTCGGCGGTGATGAATTTGCGGTCATTCTCGAAAATATCAACAACATCACCGATGCCACACATACAGCCATGCGCGTTCAACAGGAACTGGCTTTGCCTTTTGACCTCGGCGGCAGCGAGGTCTTTATCTCGGCGAGCATCGGCATTTCGCATAGCCTGATACCGATTAACTCTCCCGAAGATTTTCTTCGCAACGCCGACACTGCGATGTATCGCGCCAAAGAACGGGGTCGCGGCGGCTTCGAGTTATTTGACCTGGATATGCAGGAAAAAGAGTCCGCAAAAGTCCAGCTCGAAGTGGATTTACGCAGGGCGTTGGCGCATAACGAATTCGAGTTACATTACCAACCGATTATCTCGCTCGACTGCTGGAAGATTACCGGATTTGAAGCCTTAATTCGCTGGAATCATCCGGGACACGGATTCATTTCGCCGCTTAAATTCATTCCTATCGCCGAAGAAACCGGCTTGGTGATAAAAATCGGTCAATGGGTTATTCGCGAGGCTTGTAAACAGTTAAAATTCTGGCAGGAACGGTTTCAAAATGATACGCCGCTTTGCATGAGCGTCAATTTATCAGCCAAACAATTTTCCGATGTGAACCTGATCAACATCATCCAACAAATCATTCTGGAATCCGCCATTGACCCCAGCACCTTGAAAATTGAAATTACCGAGAGCGCGATTATCGAAAATATCGACCTGGCAACCGAAGTCATCAATCAATTGAAAAAGCTGGGAGTAAAAATATCGCTGGATGATTTCGGAACCGGCTATTCTTCGCTCAGCTATTTGCACAGATTCCCGATTGACACGTTAAAGATTGACCGCTCATTTGTCACCCGTATGAACATGCCCAAGAATTGTGAAATCGTCAGCACCATTCTAACGCTTGCCAATAATCTCGGTTTAGACGTGATCGCCGAAGGCGTTGAAACCAAAGAGCAGATTTTACAACTGACCGGGATGAAGTGCGATTATGTTCAAGGATACCTCTTATCAAGACCGATGAACGGGGAAGATATGACCAAATTGATTGAAGAAACTTATCACAAAGGCATCGGGCAAACGCATATCGGGTTGACCGAAGAAAATATCAGTTAA
- a CDS encoding replication-associated recombination protein A, which produces MRPKSFDEFTGQRKIVGEGRALRRIIDEDRLQSIILWGPPGAGKTTLARIIAEKTAARFIPFSGVTSGIKEVKDVMAEAATYRKKLNRRTVLFVDEIHRFNKAQQDAFLPYVENGTIILIGATTENPSFEVISALLSRSKVFVLEALSAEDLVTILKNALNDKTRGIVESVEISDELLHSIAVYASGDARVALNTLELAVSVAEKGELEKRVVTEEVLREALQRAALKYDKTGEEHFNLISAFIKSIRNSDPDAAMYWLARMIEGGEDPMFIARRLVILASEDIGLADPQALVQAVAAMQAVRFVGLPEARLALTQATIYLATAPKSNAVVAAWKAAQKDAIETEQYPVPLHLRNAPTGLMKSLGYGRNYQYAHDFESGRAEDMECLPEQLKGRKYYHPPKRKNQNE; this is translated from the coding sequence ATGCGTCCGAAATCCTTCGATGAATTCACCGGTCAACGAAAAATCGTCGGTGAAGGTCGCGCCCTTCGCCGCATAATCGACGAAGACCGTTTACAATCCATCATTCTCTGGGGACCACCGGGCGCTGGAAAAACCACGCTGGCGCGCATCATCGCAGAAAAAACCGCTGCACGGTTCATTCCCTTTTCCGGCGTGACTTCAGGCATCAAAGAAGTCAAAGATGTCATGGCGGAAGCTGCCACTTATCGAAAAAAACTCAATCGCCGTACTGTGCTTTTCGTAGATGAGATTCATCGCTTCAACAAAGCACAACAGGATGCCTTTCTGCCTTATGTTGAAAACGGCACCATTATTTTAATCGGCGCGACCACGGAAAACCCTTCATTTGAAGTTATCTCGGCGCTGCTTTCCCGTTCAAAGGTTTTCGTGCTTGAAGCTCTGAGCGCTGAAGATTTGGTGACGATTTTAAAGAATGCCTTAAATGATAAAACTCGCGGCATTGTTGAAAGCGTGGAAATTTCAGATGAGTTGCTGCATTCCATTGCGGTTTATGCATCGGGGGATGCGCGTGTCGCTTTGAATACCTTGGAACTCGCGGTTTCAGTTGCAGAAAAAGGTGAATTGGAAAAGCGTGTGGTCACTGAAGAAGTTTTACGCGAAGCCCTGCAACGCGCGGCGTTGAAATACGATAAAACCGGCGAAGAGCATTTCAATTTGATTTCAGCTTTCATCAAATCCATTCGCAATTCCGACCCCGATGCAGCGATGTATTGGCTGGCGCGCATGATTGAAGGCGGCGAAGACCCGATGTTCATTGCGCGTCGCCTCGTCATTCTCGCATCGGAAGACATCGGGCTTGCCGACCCGCAAGCTCTGGTTCAAGCTGTCGCTGCCATGCAAGCGGTGCGCTTTGTCGGATTGCCGGAAGCGCGGCTTGCGCTCACCCAGGCGACGATTTATTTAGCTACTGCGCCGAAATCGAATGCGGTCGTTGCCGCCTGGAAAGCCGCGCAAAAAGATGCCATTGAAACCGAGCAATATCCCGTGCCTTTGCATTTGAGAAATGCGCCGACCGGATTGATGAAAAGCTTAGGCTATGGACGGAATTATCAGTATGCGCATGATTTTGAATCGGGACGCGCCGAAGACATGGAATGTTTGCCCGAACAGTTAAAAGGGCGAAAATATTATCACCCGCCAAAACGGAAAAATCAGAATGAGTAG
- a CDS encoding hydantoinase B/oxoprolinase family protein has protein sequence MKSDPVKLEIFKSLYSSVAEEMGISLRRSAFSPNIKERRDYSCAVFNQDGVLIAQGDHMPVHLGSMPMSVKAALETIKFSPGDVVVLNDPYAGGTHLPDVTMVAAVFAESKRQKAKGKRQPESPRHLIASSPLHPLFYVANRAHHADIGGATPGSMGRADEIYQEGLRIPPVRLMIDGKINDDVMRLIAANVRIPEEREGDLTAQLGAIVTGQTRLLEIVERYGFKEANFFASRLVDYTAEMMRRVIRELPDGVYEAEDFLDDDGYGDNPVRIKVKITIQGERATVDFTGSASQVRGPINAVEAITVSGVYYVFRCLIPIDVPASWGILEPIEVIAPMGTIVNACPPAPVAGGNVETSQRIVDTLLLALSKASRKVPAASQGTMNNLTIGGIDERANKPFAYYETVAGGMGGRDGFVGLDAIHTHMTNSLNTPAEAMEYAYPMRVKKYAIRKHSGGEGEFQGGDGVVRELELLTDAQVTILSDRRKTKPYGLNGGNPGKAGRTLLITKKGERELAGKDSVFAKKGDLVRVESPGGGGYGKRRKRQ, from the coding sequence ATGAAAAGCGACCCGGTAAAACTCGAAATATTTAAATCTCTCTATTCATCGGTAGCCGAAGAGATGGGCATCTCGCTTAGGCGCTCGGCATTTTCACCGAATATCAAAGAACGCCGCGACTATTCCTGCGCGGTATTCAATCAAGATGGCGTGTTAATCGCGCAAGGCGACCATATGCCCGTGCATTTGGGGTCGATGCCGATGTCCGTGAAAGCTGCGCTTGAAACGATTAAATTTTCGCCCGGTGATGTCGTTGTCTTAAATGACCCGTATGCAGGCGGCACGCACCTCCCGGATGTGACAATGGTTGCTGCGGTGTTTGCCGAAAGCAAAAGGCAAAAGGCAAAAGGCAAAAGGCAGCCTGAATCACCACGTCACCTCATCGCCTCTTCACCTCTTCATCCGCTTTTCTATGTTGCCAATCGCGCGCATCACGCGGACATCGGCGGCGCAACGCCCGGTTCGATGGGACGCGCTGATGAAATTTATCAGGAGGGGTTACGGATTCCTCCGGTGCGATTGATGATTGATGGAAAGATAAACGACGATGTGATGCGTTTGATTGCTGCCAATGTCCGCATACCGGAAGAACGCGAAGGCGATTTAACCGCGCAACTCGGAGCTATCGTCACAGGGCAAACCCGCCTATTGGAGATTGTCGAACGTTATGGATTCAAGGAAGCGAATTTCTTTGCGTCGCGGTTGGTGGATTACACGGCGGAGATGATGCGGCGGGTGATTCGCGAATTGCCCGATGGCGTTTATGAGGCGGAGGATTTTTTAGATGATGATGGCTACGGCGATAACCCGGTTCGCATAAAGGTTAAAATCACCATTCAAGGTGAGCGGGCAACCGTGGATTTCACTGGAAGCGCCTCGCAGGTTCGGGGCCCGATTAATGCGGTTGAAGCGATAACCGTGTCGGGCGTTTATTATGTTTTTCGCTGTTTGATTCCGATAGATGTACCGGCGAGTTGGGGGATATTGGAACCGATTGAGGTGATTGCGCCAATGGGGACGATTGTCAATGCCTGTCCGCCTGCGCCGGTGGCGGGTGGAAATGTCGAAACGTCGCAACGCATCGTTGATACGTTGTTGCTGGCTTTGTCGAAAGCCTCACGGAAAGTTCCTGCGGCAAGTCAGGGAACGATGAATAATTTAACCATCGGCGGCATTGATGAACGCGCGAACAAACCGTTTGCTTATTATGAAACGGTTGCGGGCGGGATGGGTGGGCGCGATGGATTCGTTGGCTTGGATGCGATTCATACGCACATGACCAATTCATTGAATACGCCTGCCGAAGCGATGGAATATGCTTACCCGATGCGCGTGAAAAAATATGCGATTAGAAAACATTCGGGCGGCGAAGGTGAATTTCAGGGCGGCGATGGGGTTGTGCGCGAATTGGAACTACTCACCGACGCGCAGGTGACGATTCTTTCTGACCGGCGGAAAACCAAACCTTATGGACTGAACGGCGGAAACCCTGGCAAGGCTGGCAGGACGTTGTTAATTACCAAAAAAGGCGAGCGGGAATTAGCAGGCAAAGATTCGGTTTTTGCTAAAAAAGGTGACCTCGTGCGGGTCGAATCACCCGGCGGAGGTGGTTATGGAAAACGGAGAAAGCGTCAGTGA
- a CDS encoding ABC transporter ATP-binding protein, translating into MKPVLETTDLKMVYHVGKVDVPALRGVNITVNPGEYVAIVGPSGCGKSTLLHVIGGMLQPTSGRLMIDGEDVTKMTDAERTDLRRRKIGFVFQRFNLFPTLSAEGNLKLAERIYAKNGGNPERRHEVLKLLGLENKMHHKPLELSGGEQQRVAIARAIINNPAILLADEPTGNLDSENSQVVLNMMKNLNQAMKQTIVMITHNPEAAAQADRIIEMRDGHVV; encoded by the coding sequence ATGAAACCAGTTCTTGAAACGACAGATTTGAAAATGGTCTATCACGTCGGCAAAGTGGATGTGCCGGCTTTGCGCGGCGTAAACATTACGGTAAATCCCGGCGAATATGTCGCCATTGTTGGTCCCTCGGGTTGTGGGAAGTCTACCCTGTTGCATGTTATTGGCGGAATGTTGCAACCCACTTCGGGGCGTCTGATGATTGATGGCGAGGATGTAACCAAAATGACCGATGCCGAGCGCACCGATTTACGTCGAAGAAAAATCGGGTTTGTATTTCAACGGTTCAATCTCTTTCCAACGCTTTCAGCGGAAGGCAACTTAAAACTGGCTGAACGAATCTACGCTAAAAATGGTGGAAATCCTGAAAGACGACACGAAGTTTTAAAGTTGCTGGGACTTGAAAATAAAATGCATCACAAACCCTTGGAACTATCGGGCGGGGAACAACAGCGTGTAGCGATTGCCCGCGCCATTATTAACAATCCTGCAATCCTGCTTGCTGATGAACCGACGGGAAACCTCGATAGCGAGAACTCGCAGGTCGTTTTAAATATGATGAAAAATCTCAATCAGGCAATGAAACAGACGATTGTGATGATTACACATAACCCGGAAGCTGCCGCCCAGGCGGATCGAATTATTGAAATGCGCGATGGACATGTGGTGTAG
- a CDS encoding FtsX-like permease family protein, with protein MDNLIVENIKHRPLRTAISIIGVALGVILIVLMVGLAHGMTDDSNQRQSNVDAEIRFMPEEFGSSAQANPLIMPARYAEVIMKGVQPTTEDPDIQPRPPIAGVISSTPIGELLQSTEGGIGYGLVDGIDYASFAKTTTINLLAGRPLGDGKTPGAEYEAIVDRFYSEHNTDVNGEAIGVGSKISALGHEFTVVGIYEPSMLARIKIPLYTMQQLTGGAENCTFVLVRTEKPELAKQVKADLEKTYPGHRAILTSELPALFSQNLRLIQAFLNVVIWLAIIISTLVILLAMYTTIIERTREIGILKSLGASKPFIVYTIEKEAALISALGVALGFTIALVGKYFIEKNTTLIIEIEFVWLVIAAIIGLACGIVGALYPAIRAANLDPIDALSFE; from the coding sequence ATGGACAATTTGATTGTTGAAAATATTAAACATCGTCCCCTGCGAACGGCTATCAGTATCATCGGGGTCGCGCTGGGAGTGATTTTAATTGTACTGATGGTCGGGTTGGCGCACGGAATGACCGATGACAGCAATCAACGGCAGTCCAATGTCGATGCCGAAATCCGGTTTATGCCCGAAGAATTCGGCAGTTCGGCACAGGCAAATCCGTTGATTATGCCGGCGCGTTATGCCGAAGTGATTATGAAAGGGGTGCAGCCAACCACAGAAGACCCCGACATCCAACCGCGCCCGCCAATCGCAGGCGTGATTTCCAGCACACCCATCGGCGAATTGTTGCAATCAACCGAAGGCGGCATCGGTTACGGGTTGGTCGATGGAATTGATTATGCAAGTTTTGCCAAAACCACGACCATCAATTTGCTCGCCGGTCGCCCGCTCGGTGATGGGAAAACGCCGGGCGCAGAATATGAAGCTATCGTTGACCGCTTTTATTCCGAGCACAATACGGATGTGAACGGTGAAGCCATTGGAGTCGGCAGTAAAATATCTGCGCTTGGTCATGAATTCACCGTTGTGGGGATTTACGAACCTTCGATGCTGGCAAGAATCAAAATTCCGCTCTACACCATGCAACAACTCACCGGCGGCGCGGAAAATTGCACCTTCGTTTTGGTACGCACTGAAAAACCCGAACTCGCAAAACAGGTGAAAGCCGATTTGGAGAAAACCTATCCGGGGCACCGGGCGATTTTAACCAGCGAATTGCCTGCATTGTTCTCGCAGAATTTACGATTGATTCAAGCCTTTTTAAATGTCGTCATCTGGCTGGCAATCATCATCAGCACTCTGGTGATTTTGCTGGCGATGTACACGACCATCATCGAACGCACGCGAGAAATCGGCATACTGAAAAGTCTGGGAGCCTCCAAACCGTTCATTGTTTACACTATCGAAAAAGAGGCTGCATTAATCAGCGCGCTTGGTGTAGCATTAGGCTTTACAATTGCGCTCGTTGGAAAATATTTCATTGAAAAAAATACGACGTTGATTATCGAAATTGAATTTGTGTGGTTGGTCATTGCAGCAATCATTGGTTTAGCCTGCGGCATTGTTGGCGCGTTGTATCCGGCGATTCGCGCCGCCAATCTCGACCCCATTGATGCATTAAGTTTTGAATAA
- a CDS encoding XdhC family protein, with protein sequence MAETSKSLIPDRPLNKIEIYREMKRRLEAGNKAVMATIIKTKGSTPQKVGAKLVVFDDGSFIGTVGGGCVEADIYAEAKEVMRTGKSGVFHFNLAGDVAADEGMVCGGNMDVMIEVWTLDD encoded by the coding sequence ATGGCTGAAACGTCTAAAAGTTTAATTCCAGACCGTCCGTTAAACAAAATTGAGATTTATCGGGAGATGAAACGACGGCTGGAGGCTGGCAATAAAGCGGTGATGGCGACCATCATCAAAACCAAAGGGTCTACCCCGCAAAAGGTTGGCGCAAAACTGGTGGTCTTCGATGACGGTTCATTTATCGGCACGGTTGGCGGCGGATGCGTCGAAGCCGATATTTATGCCGAAGCCAAAGAGGTTATGCGAACCGGGAAGTCCGGGGTTTTTCACTTCAATCTTGCAGGTGATGTTGCCGCCGACGAAGGCATGGTTTGCGGCGGTAATATGGATGTCATGATAGAAGTCTGGACGCTTGACGATTAA